A window of [Ruminococcus] lactaris ATCC 29176 genomic DNA:
AAAGGCATTTCAAGTATCAAATTACTGGAACATGTAGCAGCATTACTGGATGAAAATGGATATGTGGTTGAAAATATTGATGCGACGATCATTGCCCAGCGTCCGAAAATGCGTCCATATATTGATCAGATGCGGGAAAATATTGCAAAGGCACTTGGCGTGGAAACCGATCAGATCAATGTCAAGGCAACGACAGAAGAGGGCCTGGGCTTTACCGGAACAGGTGAGGGGATTTCTTCTCAGGCAATCTGTGCAATCGAGAAATATACCAATTATAGCAGTATAGATGTTGCAGCACCGGCTGCGGGGTGTGGAGGCTGTTGTGCAATGAACAATCAGTGAGATCAGAAAGACGAGGAAAAGAGGATGGAAATCCGTAAACTGGAATCTGCAGAACATGGAAAGACCCGATTTTTGTGGGAAAAGATTTTCAAGGAAGACAGTCAGACATTTGTAGATTATTATTATTTTATCAGGACAAAAGAGAATGTGATCTATGTAGTTGAAGAAGACGGAGCAATCCGTTCCATGCTGCAAAAGAATCCATACCGGATGAAACTGGAAGATTCGGTTTTTGATTCGGAATATATTGTCGGAGTCGCAACGGAAAAGGAGTACCGGAGCAGAGGGTATATGCGGCAGCTTCTGATCGCGGCACTGGAAGAGGAAAATAAGAAAAAGCATCCTTTTACTTTTCTTATGCCGGCAGCAGAAGCAATTTACAGCCCGTATGATTTTCGATATATATATCATCAGAAACAGATGGAACTGGACTCTGACGTTTTCTTTGCCTTAAAAAGAGATAAAAAAACCGGCGAAAAAGAAAGCAGAGACAGGGGAAGACAGGAAAGAGTTACACGGGATGCCGAACTGGGAGATGCAGAAAGGATCGCTGCGTTTTTTGAAAAAAATGAATCCCCGAAATGGGCAGTCTGCACAGTGAGGGACAGCGTATATTATCAGACCAAAATTCTGGAACAGCAGAGCGAATCCGGTGGAGTACGGCTGATCTTTGAAGAAAAAGATTTAGTCGGTGTCTTCTTTTATGCAAGAGAGGACATTCTTGAGATCCTTGAACCGGTTATCCTGCAGGAAAAAGAGGATGCATTCCTGGAGGCGGTGGAAGAACTGCGAAGAGAAAAGGAACTGGTGAAGATCCTGGGATGTACGGAGAAAATGCGGGAATTGTGGGAAAATGTCCATGGCGTGAGGACGGAAGAGAAGCCTCTCATCATGGCGCGGATTACGCATCTGCCGACTTTCCTGTCTGCGATGAAAGTTCCTGAGGAAGAGAAAGTAGACTGCTCCTTTGCGGTGATCGATCCTTTGCTTCAGAAGAACAGTGGTGTATGGAGAATGAAAAGTGACTGGGGAGAAGATAAACTTTGTGTGAGTGAGACGGAAGATTCCGAGGGAGTTTTTCCGATCGATGCACTGACCCAGCTTTTATTTGGAACTGTACCGATCAGAGAGATCGCAGAGCGGACGGATGTAATGGCAACAGA
This region includes:
- the ispF gene encoding 2-C-methyl-D-erythritol 2,4-cyclodiphosphate synthase; the protein is MRVGMGYDVHKLTEDRKLILGGVEIPYEKGLLGHSDADVLLHAIMDALLGAAALGDIGKHFPDIDPQYKGISSIKLLEHVAALLDENGYVVENIDATIIAQRPKMRPYIDQMRENIAKALGVETDQINVKATTEEGLGFTGTGEGISSQAICAIEKYTNYSSIDVAAPAAGCGGCCAMNNQ
- a CDS encoding GNAT family N-acetyltransferase, translated to MEIRKLESAEHGKTRFLWEKIFKEDSQTFVDYYYFIRTKENVIYVVEEDGAIRSMLQKNPYRMKLEDSVFDSEYIVGVATEKEYRSRGYMRQLLIAALEEENKKKHPFTFLMPAAEAIYSPYDFRYIYHQKQMELDSDVFFALKRDKKTGEKESRDRGRQERVTRDAELGDAERIAAFFEKNESPKWAVCTVRDSVYYQTKILEQQSESGGVRLIFEEKDLVGVFFYAREDILEILEPVILQEKEDAFLEAVEELRREKELVKILGCTEKMRELWENVHGVRTEEKPLIMARITHLPTFLSAMKVPEEEKVDCSFAVIDPLLQKNSGVWRMKSDWGEDKLCVSETEDSEGVFPIDALTQLLFGTVPIREIAERTDVMATERLVAELEKICKLNRVFLNEIV